From the genome of Ralstonia insidiosa:
GTTTTCGTTTCACACCATAACAAAGGCGGCATGACAGGCGCGAAAGCCCACCATGCCGCCTTTGCATGAAGCACCAGCCAGATTAACTGGCCTGCATCATGAACACGTCAGTGGCACGTTTCCCGTGCCACAAAGTGCGGATTACCTGGCGACCACGCGTGCCATTTCCAGGCACTTGTTCGAGTAGCCCCACTCGTTGTCGTACCAGCTCACCACCTTGATGAAGGTGCCGTCCAGCGCGATACCGGCTTCAGCGTCGAAGATCGAGGTGCGAGCATCACCACGGAAGTCGGTCGCAACGACCTTGTCTTCCGTGTAACCCAGCACGCCCTTGAGCGCGCCTTGGCTCTGTGCCTTCATTTCAGCGCAGATTTCAGCGTACGTGGCGGCGCTTTCCAGCTCGACGGTCAGGTCGACCACCGACACGTCGGAGGTCGGCACGCGGAACGACATGCCGGTCAGCTTCTTGTTCAGCTGCGGGATCACCACGCCCACGGCCTTGGCGGCGCCCGTGCTCGACGGGATGATGTTTTCCAGGATGCCGCGGCCGCCGCGCCAGTCCTTGTTGGACGGGCCGTCCACAGTCTTCTGCGTGGCGGTGGCAGCGTGCACGGTGGTCATCAGGCCACGCTTGATGCCCCACTTGTCGTTCAGCACCTTGGCAACCGGTGCCAGGCAGTTGGTCGTGCACGAGGCGTTCGAGATGATCGCTTCGCCCTTGTACGACTCATGGTTCACGCCGAACACGAACATCGGGGTGTCGTCCTTCGACGGAGCCGACATGATCACCTTCTTGGCGCCCGCGTCGATATGCTTCTGTGCGCCTTCCTTGGTCAGGAAGATGCCGGTCGACTCGATCACCACGTCGGCACCAACCTCGCCCCACTTCAGCTCGGACGGGTCCTTCACGGCGGTCAGGCGAATCTTCTTGCCGTTGACGACGAGCGTGTTGCCGTCGACCGAGACTTCACCGTCGAAGCGGCCGTGCACCGAGTCGTACTTGAGCATGTACGCCAGGTAGTCGGGCTCGAGCAGGTCGTTGATGGCAACGACTTCGATGTCCTTGAAGTTGGCGGCGGCGGCGCGGAACACCATGCGTCCGATGCGGCCGAAGCCGTTGATGCCGATCTTGATGGTCATGGTCAGTCTCCTGATAGCAGAAATGAAATCGATGATGGCAACGCGGCACCTCGTGGGTGCCGCATGCGCAAATTCAGTTAAGCAATGACGCTCTTGGCAGTGTTCACCACGTTCTCGACGGTGAAGCCGAAGTGCTTGAATAGCACGCCTGCCGGGGCCGACTCACCGAACGTGTCGATGCCGACCACAGCCTGCACTTGGTACTTCCACCAGAAGTCCGTCACGCCCGCTTCCACGGCAATGCGCGGCACGCCATGCGGGAGCACGCTGGCCTTGTAAGCCGAGTCCTGCTTGTCGAACACGGTGGTGGCCGGTACCGACACCACGCGGGCGTGGATGCCTTCAGCGGCGAGTTGATCTGCTGCACCGACCGCCAGGCCGACTTCCGAACCGGTGGCGATGATGACCACGTCCGGCTTGCCGTTGGCCGCATCACGCAGCACGTAGCCGCCGCGTGCGATGGCTTCGCGGGTTGCCGGGTTGCGGGCCTGGAACGGCAGATTCTGGCGACTGAAGATCAGGCAGCTCGGGCCGTTCTGGCGCTCGATGGCGGCGGCCCAGGCGACAGCGGTTTCGGTGGTATCAGCGGTACGCCACACATCCATGTTCGGGATCAGGCGCAGGCTGGCAACGTGCTCGATCGACTGGTGCGTCGGGCCGTCCTCGCCCAGGCCGATGGAGTCGTGCGTGAAGACGAAGATCGAGCGGATCTTCATCAGCGCGGCCATGCGCAGGGCGTTGCGGCTGTAGTCGGAGAACGTCAGGAACGTGCCGCCGTACGGAATGTAGCCGCCGTGCAGCGCGATGCCGTTCATGATGGCGCTCATGCCGAACTCGCGCACGCCGTAGTTGATGTGGTTGCCCCAGGCATCCACGCGCACGGCCTTGCTGCCGCTCCAGTTGGTCAGGTTCGAGCCGGTCAGGTCGGCCGAGCCGCCCAGCAGTTCGCCCAGCACCGGGCCGTAGGCTTCCAGCGTGTTTTGGCTGGCTTTGCGGGTGGCGATGGTTTCAGCCTTCAGTTCGCACTTTTCCACGAACTCGGCGACGGCCTTTTCGAAGCTGGCCGGCAGTTCACCGCGCATGCGGCGCTCGAATTGCTCGGCTTCGGCCGGATGGCGCTCGGAGTAGGCATCGAACAGCGCGTTCCAGGCCTTTTCCAGCGCTTGGCCCTGGCCCTTGGCATCCCATGCGTCGTACACGGCTTGCGGCACTTCGAACGGAGCGTGCGGCCAGGCCAGCGCTTCGCGCGCGGCAGCGATTTCCACGCCGCCCAGCGGGGCGCCGTGCACATCGTGACCGCCTTCCTTGTTGGGCGCGCCCTTGCCGATCACGGTGCGGCAGCAGATCAGCGTCGGCTTGTTCGACTTCTTGGCTTCGGCGATGGCAGCATCGACAGCGTCCACGTTGTGGCCGTCCACGGCGCGGATCACGTTCCAGCCGTAGGCTTCGAAGCGCTTCGGGGTGTCGTCGTTGAACCAGTGGACGACCTCGCCGTCGATCGAGATGCCGTTGTCATCCCACAGCGCGATCAGCTTGTTCAGGCCCAGCGTGCCGGCCAGCGAGCAGGCTTCGTGGCTGATGCCTTCCATCAGGCAGCCGTCGCCCAGGAAGACGTAGGTGTGGTGGTTGACGATGTCAAAGCCGGGGCGGTTGAACTCCTGGCCCAGCAGGCGCTCGGCCAGTGCCATGCCGACGGCGTTGGTGATGCCTTGGCCGAGCGGGCCGGTCGTCGTCTCAACGCCGGGGGTGATGCCGTATTCCGGGTGGCCGGCGGTCTTGCTGTGCAGCTGGCGGAAGTTCTTCAGTTCCGACATCGGCAGGTCGTAGCCGGTCAGGTGCAGCAGCGCATAAATCAGCATCGAGCCGTGGCCGTTGGACAGCACGAAGCGGTCGCGGTCGGGCCAGCGCGGGTTCAGCGGGTTGTGGCGCAGGTGGCGGCTCCACAGTGCCACGGCGATGTCCGCCATGCCCATCGGCGCGCCGGGGTGGCCGGAATTGGCTTGCTGGACGGCGTCCATGGCAAGCACGCGGATGGCGTTGGCCATCAATTGGGTGGGCTGGGTGGTATTCGAGTGGAGTGCGGGAGCGGTCATGCGAACCTGCGGGCAGAAGGCGGGAAAACCGCGATTTTACCAGACGGGGATGTCCCCGCTGGGTCGGTTTTCGATGGCTGCAACCGGCTGCAGCCACCCCCGCCCCTCCTTCCGCGCCCGGCTTACCACTCCGCGACGGAACCGTCGGCGTGGCGCCACACCGGGTTGCGCCAGTCCGGAGCCTCCTTGCTGCGCTCGATGACCAGCGCTTCGTCAATATCCACGCCCAGCCCGGGCAGGCGCGGCGGGCGGATATAGCCGCCATCCAGCGCGAAATCGGCCTTATTGCGCACGTAATCGAGCAACTCGGCGCCCTTGTTGTAGTGGATGCCCATGCTCTGCTCCTGCAATGTGGCGTTCCAGCTGACGAAGTCGATGTGCAGGCAGGCGGCCAGTGCGATTGGGCCGAGCGGACAATGCAGCGCCAGCGCCACATCGTAGGCCTCGGCCATCCCGGCGATCTTCAGGCATTCGGTAATACCACCCGCATGCGACAGGTCTGGCTGCAGGATGGACACCCCACCCGCTTCCAGCACGCGCTTGAAGTCGAAGCGCGAGAACATGCGCTCGCCAGCGGCAATCGGCAGGTGCGTGTGGGCGGCCAGGCGTGCGTAGCTCTCGGCCTGTTCGGCCAGCACGGGTTCCTCAATGAAAAGCGGACGATACGGCTCCAACTCTTTGATGAGCACCTTGGCCATCGGCGCAGAAACGCGGCCGTGAAAATCGAGCCCGAACTCGACCGTATTGCCGAAAGCCGAGCGAATCTCCGCCACCTTCGCCACCGCCGCATCCACTGCGCGGGCGGTGTCGATGATGCCCATCTCCTCGCAGCCGTTGAGCTTGAAGTGGTCGAAGCCGCCGGCCTGCAGCGCCTTCATGCCGGCAATCACATCAGAAGGACGGTCGCCGCCGACCCAGCTGTAGGTGCGCATCTTGTCGCGCACGAGACCGCCGAGCAGCTCGTACACCGGCACGCCCAGCACCTTGCCCTTGATGTCCCACAGCGCCTGGTCGATACCGGCGATGGCGCTCATCAGGATCGGGCCGCCGCGGTAGAAACCGGCGCGATACATGGTCTGCCAGAGGTCATTGATGCGGCTCGGGTCCTGGCCGATCAGGTAGTCGGACAGCTCATGCACCGCCGCTTCCACCGTGCGCGCACGGCCTTCGATGACGGGCTCGCCCCAGCCGGTGACGCCCTCGTCGGTTTCGATCTTCAGGAACATCCAGCGCGGAGGCAGGCGATACGTGGTCAGGCGAGTGATTTTCATGGGTGGATCGTTCGGTCGGATTGGACAGTGCGATATGCGGTGACGAAGGCGCGTGCGCGCTCGGCGGTGCGTTCGACGGGCTGACCGGGGCGGTACAAGTCGGAGCCAAGACCCGCGCCGATGCACCCGGCAGCAAGGTAGTCGGCCAGGTTCTCCGGCGTGATGCCGCCCACGGCAAACACCGGCACCTCAGGCGGCAGCACGGCCTTGAGCGCGCGCACGTAGCCGGGGCCAAGACTTCCCGCCGGGAAAATCTTCAGCGCTTCGGCGCCCGCATCGAGTGCGGCAAAGGCTTCCGTGGCGGTCATGCAGCCAATGCAGGTGACGAGCTTGCGCGCAGCGGCAGCGCGAATGACATCGGTATTCGTGTTGGGCGTAACAACCAGCTTGCCGCCTGCCGCC
Proteins encoded in this window:
- the dgoD gene encoding galactonate dehydratase, with amino-acid sequence MKITRLTTYRLPPRWMFLKIETDEGVTGWGEPVIEGRARTVEAAVHELSDYLIGQDPSRINDLWQTMYRAGFYRGGPILMSAIAGIDQALWDIKGKVLGVPVYELLGGLVRDKMRTYSWVGGDRPSDVIAGMKALQAGGFDHFKLNGCEEMGIIDTARAVDAAVAKVAEIRSAFGNTVEFGLDFHGRVSAPMAKVLIKELEPYRPLFIEEPVLAEQAESYARLAAHTHLPIAAGERMFSRFDFKRVLEAGGVSILQPDLSHAGGITECLKIAGMAEAYDVALALHCPLGPIALAACLHIDFVSWNATLQEQSMGIHYNKGAELLDYVRNKADFALDGGYIRPPRLPGLGVDIDEALVIERSKEAPDWRNPVWRHADGSVAEW
- a CDS encoding 2-dehydro-3-deoxy-6-phosphogalactonate aldolase, yielding MTWTAHLPLIAILRGIRPDEVLAHTQALVDAGFDAIEIPLNSPDWAQSVQLAVRAFGDRALIGAGTVLKPADVELMVAAGGKLVVTPNTNTDVIRAAAARKLVTCIGCMTATEAFAALDAGAEALKIFPAGSLGPGYVRALKAVLPPEVPVFAVGGITPENLADYLAAGCIGAGLGSDLYRPGQPVERTAERARAFVTAYRTVQSDRTIHP
- the gap gene encoding type I glyceraldehyde-3-phosphate dehydrogenase, with the protein product MTIKIGINGFGRIGRMVFRAAAANFKDIEVVAINDLLEPDYLAYMLKYDSVHGRFDGEVSVDGNTLVVNGKKIRLTAVKDPSELKWGEVGADVVIESTGIFLTKEGAQKHIDAGAKKVIMSAPSKDDTPMFVFGVNHESYKGEAIISNASCTTNCLAPVAKVLNDKWGIKRGLMTTVHAATATQKTVDGPSNKDWRGGRGILENIIPSSTGAAKAVGVVIPQLNKKLTGMSFRVPTSDVSVVDLTVELESAATYAEICAEMKAQSQGALKGVLGYTEDKVVATDFRGDARTSIFDAEAGIALDGTFIKVVSWYDNEWGYSNKCLEMARVVAR
- the tkt gene encoding transketolase; amino-acid sequence: MTAPALHSNTTQPTQLMANAIRVLAMDAVQQANSGHPGAPMGMADIAVALWSRHLRHNPLNPRWPDRDRFVLSNGHGSMLIYALLHLTGYDLPMSELKNFRQLHSKTAGHPEYGITPGVETTTGPLGQGITNAVGMALAERLLGQEFNRPGFDIVNHHTYVFLGDGCLMEGISHEACSLAGTLGLNKLIALWDDNGISIDGEVVHWFNDDTPKRFEAYGWNVIRAVDGHNVDAVDAAIAEAKKSNKPTLICCRTVIGKGAPNKEGGHDVHGAPLGGVEIAAAREALAWPHAPFEVPQAVYDAWDAKGQGQALEKAWNALFDAYSERHPAEAEQFERRMRGELPASFEKAVAEFVEKCELKAETIATRKASQNTLEAYGPVLGELLGGSADLTGSNLTNWSGSKAVRVDAWGNHINYGVREFGMSAIMNGIALHGGYIPYGGTFLTFSDYSRNALRMAALMKIRSIFVFTHDSIGLGEDGPTHQSIEHVASLRLIPNMDVWRTADTTETAVAWAAAIERQNGPSCLIFSRQNLPFQARNPATREAIARGGYVLRDAANGKPDVVIIATGSEVGLAVGAADQLAAEGIHARVVSVPATTVFDKQDSAYKASVLPHGVPRIAVEAGVTDFWWKYQVQAVVGIDTFGESAPAGVLFKHFGFTVENVVNTAKSVIA